A genomic window from Sandaracinaceae bacterium includes:
- a CDS encoding YncE family protein gives MRRLAPLSLPPLLALALAWTAGAQERPRTPIFQTERGGPRLRVAAVAETGVLPKSVEVSPDGAHVVVCNFGRPDSENVWVYDADSLERVGTVSFPGNAVESAFSEDGRTLFVSNFRRHVVEEIDFATLRVRREIEVGSHPKTVVVDGRTLYVANYFDHSVSVVDLDEGREVRRLTTGERPRGMGLLADGTLLTAAFSDDLIHVFAGGQERGRLEVCRYPRDILPSPDRHTFFVTCSLGHIGFYRPEDHGRPFGIASTGRNPRSIDVSADGRWIGVANFGSSDVSLIDTAQHTHRRHEVPGANRLVGLAMHPGPGLRVYTTSWDTGELFMLTGEIPE, from the coding sequence GTGCGTCGCCTCGCCCCGCTCTCGCTGCCACCGCTGCTGGCGCTCGCCCTGGCCTGGACGGCCGGCGCGCAAGAGCGACCGCGCACGCCGATCTTCCAGACCGAGCGCGGCGGCCCGCGCCTCCGGGTGGCGGCGGTGGCGGAGACCGGTGTCCTGCCGAAGAGCGTCGAGGTCAGCCCCGACGGCGCGCATGTCGTCGTGTGCAATTTCGGCCGGCCCGACAGCGAGAACGTGTGGGTCTACGACGCCGACAGCCTCGAGCGCGTGGGCACGGTCAGCTTCCCGGGCAACGCGGTCGAGAGCGCCTTCAGCGAGGACGGGCGCACGCTCTTCGTCTCGAACTTCCGCCGCCACGTGGTCGAGGAGATCGACTTCGCGACCCTGCGGGTGCGCCGCGAGATCGAGGTGGGCAGCCACCCGAAGACGGTCGTCGTGGATGGACGCACCCTCTACGTCGCCAACTACTTCGACCACTCCGTCTCGGTCGTGGATCTCGACGAGGGGCGTGAGGTGCGGCGCCTCACCACGGGCGAGCGTCCCCGGGGCATGGGCCTGCTGGCCGACGGCACGCTGCTCACCGCCGCGTTCTCCGACGACCTCATTCACGTGTTCGCGGGCGGCCAGGAGCGCGGCCGGCTCGAGGTCTGCCGCTATCCCCGCGACATCCTGCCCTCGCCCGACCGGCACACCTTCTTCGTGACCTGCTCGCTCGGGCACATCGGCTTCTACCGGCCCGAGGATCACGGCCGGCCCTTCGGGATCGCGTCGACGGGCCGCAACCCGCGCAGCATCGACGTCAGCGCGGACGGGCGCTGGATCGGCGTCGCCAACTTCGGCTCGAGCGACGTGTCCCTGATCGACACCGCGCAGCACACGCACCGCCGACACGAGGTGCCCGGCGCCAACCGCCTCGTCGGCCTCGCGATGCACCCCGGCCCCGGCCTGCGCGTCTACACGACGAGCTGGGACACCGGCGAGCTGTTCATGCTCACCGGCGAGATCCCCGAATAA
- a CDS encoding sensor domain-containing diguanylate cyclase, with amino-acid sequence MASRDPLEVLLALTRLLAEETSLEKELQATTDAALEVLPADHASLRLFDDERRELLSSARSGTGQGKAPATFKAGEGVLGIVADTGKAALVLDTSTDERFKHASVGFDVGSLVAVPLVASGQVVGVLSASAAEPGCFSELHRDLAQLLANCTVPAIESARLAHLAITDDLTRAYNYRYLGSRLGEETSRARRYGDSFGVLLMDLDHFKRVNDRYGHPVGDEVLRGFADRVRAEVREPDVLIRRGGEEFVLLMPSTTLPEATAVAERIRASVADEAIETGAGPVSVTVSVGVATWRTDEEGASVESRADAALYRAKEGGRDRVVTDPNLDESHSGP; translated from the coding sequence GTGGCGTCGCGGGATCCGCTCGAAGTTCTGCTCGCGCTGACGCGCCTGCTCGCCGAGGAGACCTCGCTCGAGAAGGAGCTGCAGGCGACGACCGACGCCGCGCTCGAGGTCCTGCCCGCGGACCACGCGTCCCTGCGGCTCTTCGACGACGAGCGGCGGGAGCTCCTGAGCAGCGCGCGCTCCGGGACCGGGCAGGGCAAGGCGCCCGCCACGTTCAAGGCGGGTGAAGGCGTGCTCGGCATCGTGGCCGATACGGGCAAAGCCGCCCTCGTGCTGGACACATCCACCGACGAGCGCTTCAAGCACGCCTCGGTGGGGTTCGACGTGGGCTCGCTCGTCGCGGTGCCGCTCGTGGCCAGCGGGCAGGTCGTGGGGGTGCTGAGCGCCTCGGCCGCGGAGCCGGGCTGCTTCTCGGAGCTGCACCGGGACCTCGCGCAGCTCCTGGCGAACTGCACCGTCCCCGCGATCGAGAGCGCGCGGCTGGCGCACCTGGCCATCACCGACGACCTCACGCGCGCCTACAACTACCGCTACCTCGGGAGCCGGCTCGGGGAGGAGACCAGCCGGGCGCGCCGCTACGGTGACTCCTTCGGCGTGCTGCTCATGGATCTCGACCACTTCAAGCGGGTCAACGACCGCTACGGCCACCCGGTGGGTGACGAGGTGCTGCGCGGCTTCGCCGACCGGGTGCGCGCCGAGGTGCGCGAGCCGGACGTGCTCATCCGCCGGGGCGGCGAGGAGTTCGTGCTCCTGATGCCGTCGACGACGCTGCCCGAGGCGACCGCGGTGGCCGAGCGTATCCGCGCGAGCGTCGCCGACGAAGCGATCGAGACGGGCGCGGGCCCGGTGTCGGTGACGGTCTCGGTGGGCGTGGCGACCTGGCGCACGGACGAAGAGGGCGCGTCGGTGGAGTCACGCGCGGACGCGGCCCTCTACCGCGCCAAGGAGGGCGGCCGAGACCGCGTGGTCACGGACCCCAATCTCGACGAATCGCACTCTGGGCCCTAG
- a CDS encoding DsbA family oxidoreductase — translation MAKLQIDVWSDIACPWCYVGKRRLEAALEGFPHRDEVAITWHSFELDPSASQEIDVEEVSYAQRLAEKYRVPEAGGQQMIDNMTATAAKDGIAMRFDVIRPGNTFDAHRLLHLAEERGKQDALKERLLAAYLCEGERIGDHETLVRLAGEVGLDVDEAEGVLASQSYAADVRSDESQAAQLGIHGVPFFVFDRKYAVQGAQPAEIVRKVLDKAWEEAEPQLVTLAEGAVCGPEGCD, via the coding sequence ATGGCGAAGCTCCAGATCGACGTGTGGTCCGACATCGCGTGCCCCTGGTGCTACGTGGGCAAGCGCCGCCTCGAGGCGGCCCTCGAGGGGTTCCCGCACCGCGACGAGGTGGCCATCACGTGGCACTCCTTCGAGCTGGATCCGTCGGCGTCCCAGGAGATCGACGTGGAGGAGGTCAGCTACGCGCAGCGGCTGGCCGAGAAGTACCGCGTGCCCGAGGCCGGCGGTCAGCAGATGATCGACAACATGACCGCGACGGCCGCGAAGGACGGCATCGCGATGCGGTTCGACGTGATCCGGCCGGGCAACACGTTCGACGCGCATCGGCTGCTGCACCTCGCGGAGGAGCGCGGCAAGCAGGACGCCCTGAAGGAGCGGCTGCTCGCGGCCTATCTCTGTGAGGGCGAGCGGATCGGGGATCACGAGACCCTGGTCCGGCTCGCGGGAGAGGTCGGCCTCGACGTGGACGAGGCGGAGGGTGTGCTCGCCTCCCAGAGCTACGCGGCCGACGTGCGCTCGGACGAGTCGCAGGCCGCGCAGCTCGGCATCCACGGCGTCCCCTTCTTCGTGTTCGACCGCAAGTACGCGGTGCAGGGCGCGCAGCCGGCGGAGATCGTGCGCAAGGTGCTCGACAAGGCCTGGGAGGAGGCGGAGCCCCAGCTGGTCACCCTCGCCGAGGGCGCGGTCTGCGGCCCCGAGGGCTGCGACTGA
- a CDS encoding M1 family aminopeptidase, whose amino-acid sequence MLRSSAFLLAWLVSSGALAYDADPMLASLRPAERARAVSQAGLGAPNALPLYDMTIDVADDLRSFTMEEEAWVHNDSSAPWGSVVFRVFVNTTRADAVRLESLSCEAVRCDHEQPDASAIVVSPAAPVPPGGWLRVRMRLRGTLQVVEAERLTLMGQGLESLGALSGGHGGGDYGLLAHGDGVSSFAAFAPVLARRRGGRWEQSDASTMGDLGTDALAHYRARIRVPDGTRVVATGVEDAPRVVGARTEVQVRLAMARDFAFVASPRLERRDAQVGEVTVRSWFLRGHEASGGQALEAATHALRVFERRFGPYPFTELDVVEAPLVGGAGGVEFSSMVTIATMFYRPAGTGGALGALMGGGDQLEARRQAMLEFVTAHEVAHQWWHGVVGSDSRRHPFQDETLAQWSALLYVRERHGAAREQAEREQQVAAGYHMMRMMGRPDGAVDRPVSAFADPLSYGGLVYGKGPLVYPAMRRQVGNRAFFRAIREYADAHRFQIAPPRALFDRFARGRHASAARALERRWLDESHGDADLGEPSLPGLGGDAGELLRGLQGADEGQLRRMLEGLMGGGGGGQAPDLRGLMDMLGGGSP is encoded by the coding sequence ATGCTGCGCTCCTCCGCATTCTTGCTCGCCTGGCTCGTGAGCTCTGGCGCGCTCGCCTATGACGCCGACCCCATGCTCGCGTCGCTGCGCCCGGCGGAGCGCGCGCGGGCCGTGTCGCAGGCAGGGCTCGGCGCCCCGAACGCGCTCCCTCTCTACGACATGACCATCGACGTCGCGGACGACTTGCGATCGTTCACGATGGAGGAGGAGGCCTGGGTCCACAACGACTCGAGCGCCCCGTGGGGCTCGGTCGTCTTCCGGGTGTTCGTCAATACGACACGCGCGGACGCGGTGCGGCTCGAGAGCCTGAGCTGTGAGGCGGTGCGCTGCGATCACGAGCAGCCCGACGCCTCCGCCATCGTCGTGAGCCCGGCCGCGCCCGTGCCGCCGGGGGGCTGGCTGCGCGTGCGCATGCGACTGCGCGGCACGCTGCAGGTCGTCGAGGCCGAGCGGCTGACGCTGATGGGGCAGGGGCTGGAGTCGCTCGGGGCGCTGAGCGGCGGGCACGGAGGCGGCGACTACGGCCTGCTCGCGCACGGAGACGGAGTGTCGTCCTTCGCCGCGTTCGCGCCCGTGCTCGCCCGTCGACGCGGGGGCCGCTGGGAGCAGTCCGACGCGAGCACGATGGGCGATCTCGGCACCGACGCGCTCGCTCACTATCGGGCGCGGATCCGCGTCCCCGACGGAACGCGGGTCGTCGCCACCGGCGTCGAGGACGCGCCCCGGGTGGTCGGCGCCCGGACCGAGGTGCAGGTGCGGCTCGCGATGGCCCGCGACTTCGCCTTCGTCGCCAGCCCGCGTCTCGAGCGCCGCGACGCGCAGGTCGGCGAGGTGACGGTCCGCTCCTGGTTCCTGCGCGGTCACGAGGCCTCGGGCGGCCAGGCGCTCGAGGCGGCGACGCACGCGCTCCGTGTCTTCGAGCGGCGCTTCGGCCCCTATCCCTTCACCGAGCTGGACGTGGTCGAGGCGCCGCTCGTCGGCGGCGCGGGCGGCGTCGAGTTCTCCTCGATGGTCACCATCGCGACCATGTTCTATCGCCCGGCCGGCACGGGCGGCGCGCTCGGGGCGCTCATGGGGGGTGGCGATCAGCTCGAGGCGCGGCGACAGGCGATGCTCGAGTTCGTCACCGCCCACGAGGTCGCGCACCAGTGGTGGCACGGCGTCGTCGGGAGTGACTCGCGCCGCCACCCTTTCCAGGACGAGACCCTCGCGCAGTGGTCGGCGCTCCTCTACGTGCGCGAACGGCACGGGGCGGCGCGCGAGCAGGCCGAGCGCGAGCAGCAGGTCGCGGCCGGCTACCACATGATGCGCATGATGGGTCGGCCCGACGGCGCGGTGGACCGCCCGGTGAGCGCCTTCGCCGATCCGCTCAGCTACGGCGGGCTGGTCTATGGCAAGGGGCCGCTGGTCTACCCGGCCATGCGGCGGCAGGTCGGCAACCGGGCCTTCTTCCGGGCCATCCGTGAGTACGCCGACGCGCACCGCTTCCAGATCGCTCCACCGCGCGCCCTCTTCGATCGCTTCGCGCGCGGACGACACGCCTCGGCGGCCCGCGCCCTGGAGCGACGCTGGCTCGACGAGTCCCACGGCGACGCGGATCTCGGAGAGCCGAGCCTGCCCGGGCTCGGCGGCGACGCGGGGGAGCTGTTGCGCGGCCTGCAAGGAGCGGACGAGGGGCAGCTCCGGCGCATGCTCGAGGGGCTGATGGGAGGGGGCGGAGGCGGCCAGGCCCCGGATCTCCGAGGGCTGATGGACATGCTCGGCGGGGGCTCGCCCTGA
- a CDS encoding polysaccharide deacetylase family protein produces the protein MTARLAPLATCLILLSGCSTDAPHADEPTMEELTALFGEAAEQVDDPGKVDDPSCNGVIVPDQSGFERRVALTFDDGPDPVTTPQVMEILRRRNVPATFFINGNRVTNAERTAIVEEIAADPLFILANHTWSHPRNPFLDQMDEPEMAAQIDDVTSIMSAAGESSRYFRFPFGRARCGTANAVRERGYIITGWHVDSADWCYAGGRGKCEWDGLPEVFRDGDMLGYVMQQVRRRNGGVVLFHDIHRFTADALEGVIDALVAEGYSFTSVDDVETFPRLNGLTPPPQRFIGDACASDMDCNFESGAFCLSAGFCTTSCTGYCPDRMGYAGTFCVEDTEGATEAEAFCVLRATEGNEFCGGVPGSERVSRDRYLGEAGIRPSTADVCAPAR, from the coding sequence ATGACCGCTCGGCTCGCCCCGCTCGCCACTTGCCTCATCCTGCTCTCCGGTTGCTCGACGGACGCGCCCCACGCGGACGAGCCGACGATGGAAGAGCTGACCGCGCTCTTCGGCGAGGCGGCCGAGCAGGTGGACGACCCGGGCAAGGTCGACGACCCGAGCTGCAACGGCGTGATCGTGCCGGACCAGAGCGGCTTCGAGCGCCGCGTCGCGCTGACCTTCGACGACGGCCCCGACCCGGTGACCACGCCGCAGGTGATGGAGATCCTCCGGCGCCGCAACGTGCCGGCGACCTTCTTCATCAACGGCAACCGGGTCACCAACGCGGAGCGCACGGCCATCGTCGAGGAGATCGCGGCCGACCCGCTCTTCATCCTCGCGAACCACACCTGGTCCCACCCGCGAAACCCGTTCCTCGACCAGATGGACGAGCCGGAGATGGCGGCGCAGATCGACGACGTCACCTCGATCATGAGCGCGGCCGGCGAGTCCTCCCGCTACTTCCGCTTCCCCTTCGGCCGCGCGCGCTGCGGCACGGCGAACGCGGTGCGCGAGCGCGGCTACATCATCACGGGCTGGCACGTCGACAGCGCCGACTGGTGCTACGCGGGCGGCCGCGGCAAGTGCGAGTGGGACGGACTGCCCGAGGTGTTCCGCGACGGCGACATGCTCGGCTACGTCATGCAGCAGGTGCGTCGCCGCAACGGCGGCGTGGTGCTCTTCCACGACATCCATCGCTTCACGGCCGACGCGCTCGAGGGCGTGATCGACGCGCTCGTGGCCGAGGGCTACTCCTTCACGAGCGTCGACGACGTCGAGACCTTCCCTCGCCTCAACGGGCTGACCCCGCCGCCGCAGCGCTTCATCGGCGACGCCTGCGCGTCCGACATGGACTGCAACTTCGAGTCGGGCGCGTTCTGCCTCTCGGCGGGCTTCTGCACGACGAGCTGCACGGGATACTGCCCGGACCGCATGGGCTACGCGGGCACCTTCTGCGTCGAGGACACCGAAGGCGCGACCGAAGCGGAGGCCTTCTGCGTGCTCCGCGCTACCGAGGGGAACGAGTTCTGCGGAGGCGTGCCCGGCAGCGAGCGCGTCAGCCGCGACCGCTACCTCGGCGAGGCCGGGATCCGGCCCTCCACGGCCGACGTCTGCGCGCCGGCCAGGTAG
- a CDS encoding vWA domain-containing protein → MRIASLWACILVSLVGCDAGGVIPPGRDGSTSDLDSTVPTRDSNVPRIDAGEYDPFDPDNACGSSAIPTERVPGSLLIVFDRSGSMDSPASGDSGPTKWDLATAGINSVLASVSDELSAGLLLFPESGECGIGSAPDVPVAPLTTSRAQIQAALSGSSPSGAGTPAFGGLLAGFDYLDTLTSPGQRGIVLVSDGQETCDDDMSDAVMARVQTEHDTKNRLTFAVGMDFADNNMSTIAFNGGTPRNTTCMPMCTSDSCRSDADCGGAPCFQPGGSSFPGFCGCRTTADCVTPQTCEETCPPFFPACGIPPTCQGEPDCCHYNVTASDFSAEFEAALDEIARRLLDSCVFDLPRGADPTMFDPGLVNVGVTFDGEDRTVLRRSSDPAVDSWNYVDDSHESILIQGDICDRLLDGSAVVEIVLGCPTILI, encoded by the coding sequence ATGCGCATCGCTTCACTCTGGGCTTGTATCCTCGTCTCGCTCGTCGGCTGTGACGCCGGCGGCGTCATCCCGCCGGGCCGTGACGGCTCCACCTCCGACCTCGACTCGACGGTCCCGACGCGCGACAGCAACGTCCCGCGGATCGACGCGGGCGAGTACGACCCCTTCGACCCGGACAACGCCTGCGGCTCGAGCGCCATCCCGACCGAGCGCGTCCCGGGCAGCCTGCTGATCGTGTTCGATCGCTCGGGCAGCATGGACAGCCCGGCGAGCGGCGACAGCGGCCCGACCAAGTGGGACCTCGCGACCGCGGGGATCAACTCGGTCCTCGCGAGCGTCTCGGACGAGCTGAGCGCCGGCTTGCTCCTCTTCCCGGAGAGCGGCGAGTGCGGCATCGGCAGCGCCCCGGACGTGCCCGTCGCGCCGCTGACCACCTCACGCGCCCAGATCCAGGCCGCGCTCTCCGGCTCGAGCCCGAGCGGCGCCGGCACCCCGGCCTTCGGCGGCCTGCTCGCGGGCTTCGACTACCTCGACACGCTCACGAGCCCTGGCCAGCGCGGCATCGTGCTCGTCTCCGATGGCCAGGAGACCTGCGACGACGACATGTCCGACGCGGTGATGGCCCGGGTGCAGACCGAGCACGACACGAAGAACCGCCTGACCTTCGCGGTGGGCATGGACTTCGCCGACAACAACATGTCGACCATCGCCTTCAACGGCGGCACGCCCCGCAACACCACGTGCATGCCCATGTGCACCAGCGACTCCTGCCGCTCCGACGCCGACTGCGGCGGCGCGCCGTGCTTCCAGCCGGGCGGGTCGAGCTTCCCGGGCTTCTGCGGCTGCCGCACCACGGCCGACTGCGTCACCCCGCAGACCTGCGAGGAGACGTGCCCCCCGTTTTTTCCGGCGTGCGGCATCCCCCCGACGTGCCAGGGCGAGCCCGACTGCTGCCATTACAACGTCACCGCGAGCGACTTCAGCGCCGAGTTCGAGGCCGCGCTCGACGAGATCGCGCGCCGCCTCCTCGACAGCTGCGTCTTCGACCTCCCGCGCGGCGCCGACCCCACGATGTTCGATCCCGGCCTCGTCAATGTCGGCGTCACCTTCGACGGAGAGGACCGCACCGTGCTCCGCCGCAGCAGCGACCCCGCCGTCGACTCCTGGAACTACGTGGACGACTCCCACGAGTCGATCCTGATCCAGGGCGACATCTGCGATCGTCTCCTCGACGGCTCCGCCGTGGTCGAGATCGTGCTCGGCTGCCCGACGATCCTGATCTGA
- a CDS encoding ATPase, T2SS/T4P/T4SS family — protein MASSDDSARGGHRLSPFGGAPARRGPPPPPGKASPAAVKPPPTPPKGPALPVPDLDDAPKSGVRIPHPKPDPLAAAYKPAPPPLPNKPANDAPAPKAEATPEPAPEEPAPRRKLRLGELLVQAGVVSDEDVGRALAVQKMGGGRLGSILVSLKLCTEDQIRFALEHQMGVEVVELQGLIPDEAVLHLLPRELVRKYEAVPIRKEGDTVYVAMIDPYNLTALDDIRFCSGARKLVVVTCTESDFRSFVEEHLETQSLMEEILSGDVFFETAIKSVRAEDEPTEDQEPEEIVHDLRLAGEQPPIITLCNFLLVESITRGASDIHVEPYETYFRVRLRIDGRLQTLLTPPQRLHNPMITRFKVMAEMDISKRRIPQDGHIAIVYNGETCHYRVSTLPTVYGEKCVIRLLKKNKELTSLDSIGFEEDELKLIKRLLHLPQGIVLVTGPTGSGKTTTLHAGLSHINDPEVNIVTLEDPVEASLAGINHVQTSLKGGVTFASGLRSILRQDPDVVFVGEMRDPEVSKIAVKAALTGHLVLSTLHTNSAVESLVRLADMGVPPYLVANALQMVLAQRLVRRVCERCAKPHAVTEEEIEEFRLTPEQLEGASLKSGSGCAACYETGYRGRVAVYEILRCTHDMRDLIREEAPMRALIAQSKKDGMRTLWESGIVRALRGETTLEEVRRVLADAG, from the coding sequence ATGGCCTCGTCGGACGACAGCGCGCGCGGTGGACACCGCCTCTCCCCCTTCGGCGGTGCGCCAGCCCGTCGAGGCCCTCCGCCTCCGCCCGGCAAAGCGAGCCCGGCCGCGGTCAAGCCGCCGCCCACGCCCCCCAAGGGCCCCGCGCTGCCGGTCCCCGACCTCGACGACGCGCCCAAGAGCGGCGTGCGCATCCCGCACCCGAAGCCCGACCCCCTGGCCGCGGCGTACAAGCCCGCGCCGCCGCCGCTCCCCAACAAGCCCGCCAACGACGCGCCGGCGCCGAAGGCGGAGGCCACCCCGGAGCCCGCCCCCGAGGAGCCCGCGCCGCGACGCAAGCTGCGCCTCGGCGAGCTGCTCGTGCAGGCCGGCGTGGTCAGCGACGAGGACGTCGGGCGCGCGCTGGCGGTCCAGAAGATGGGCGGCGGCCGACTCGGCTCGATCCTCGTTTCGCTGAAGCTCTGCACGGAAGACCAGATCCGCTTCGCCCTCGAGCACCAGATGGGCGTCGAGGTGGTGGAGCTGCAAGGCCTGATCCCCGACGAGGCGGTGCTGCATCTGCTGCCGCGCGAGCTCGTCCGGAAGTACGAGGCGGTCCCGATCCGCAAGGAAGGCGACACCGTCTATGTCGCCATGATCGACCCGTACAATCTCACGGCGCTCGACGACATCCGCTTCTGCAGCGGCGCGCGCAAGCTCGTCGTCGTCACCTGCACCGAGAGCGACTTCCGCTCCTTCGTCGAGGAGCACCTCGAGACCCAGTCGCTCATGGAGGAGATCCTCTCGGGCGACGTCTTCTTCGAGACGGCCATCAAGTCGGTGCGGGCCGAGGACGAGCCGACCGAAGATCAAGAGCCGGAGGAGATCGTCCACGATCTCCGGCTCGCGGGCGAGCAGCCGCCGATCATCACCCTCTGCAACTTCCTCCTGGTCGAGTCGATCACGCGCGGCGCCTCCGACATCCACGTCGAGCCCTACGAGACCTACTTCCGGGTGCGGCTCCGCATCGACGGCCGCCTGCAGACCCTGTTGACGCCGCCGCAGCGCCTGCACAACCCGATGATCACGCGCTTCAAGGTGATGGCCGAGATGGACATCTCGAAGCGCCGGATCCCGCAGGACGGCCACATCGCCATCGTCTACAACGGCGAGACCTGCCACTACCGCGTCTCCACGCTGCCGACGGTGTACGGCGAGAAGTGCGTGATCCGGCTCCTGAAGAAGAACAAGGAGCTGACCTCGCTCGACAGCATCGGCTTCGAGGAAGACGAGCTCAAGCTGATCAAGCGGCTCCTCCACCTCCCGCAGGGCATCGTGCTCGTGACGGGCCCGACGGGCAGCGGCAAGACGACCACGCTCCACGCCGGCTTGAGCCACATCAACGACCCCGAGGTCAACATCGTCACGCTGGAGGATCCGGTCGAGGCGAGCCTCGCCGGCATCAACCACGTCCAGACGTCGCTCAAGGGCGGCGTCACGTTCGCCTCGGGTCTCCGTTCGATCTTGCGCCAGGACCCGGACGTCGTGTTCGTGGGCGAGATGCGTGACCCGGAGGTGAGCAAGATCGCGGTCAAGGCGGCGCTCACCGGCCACCTGGTGCTCTCGACGCTCCACACCAACTCGGCCGTCGAGTCCCTCGTGCGCCTCGCCGACATGGGCGTCCCGCCCTACCTCGTGGCCAACGCGCTGCAGATGGTGCTCGCCCAGCGCCTCGTGCGGCGCGTGTGTGAGCGCTGCGCGAAGCCGCACGCCGTCACCGAGGAGGAGATCGAGGAGTTTCGTCTGACGCCGGAGCAGCTCGAGGGCGCCTCGCTCAAGAGCGGATCCGGCTGCGCGGCCTGCTACGAGACCGGCTACCGAGGGCGCGTCGCGGTCTACGAGATCTTGCGATGCACGCACGACATGCGGGATCTCATCCGCGAGGAGGCGCCGATGCGCGCGCTGATCGCCCAGTCCAAGAAGGACGGCATGCGCACGCTATGGGAGTCCGGGATCGTCCGCGCCCTGCGTGGCGAGACGACCCTCGAAGAGGTGCGGAGGGTGCTCGCGGACGCAGGCTGA
- a CDS encoding OPT family oligopeptide transporter: MAEETNEPERDLTADYLPGAKTGETEAAPEDPDAEVIYTPEPNERQLTPRALITGCVLGAVVAAMNISFGLRTGWSIGGSLIAAILGIAFFLILKPRIPFSRLEANITQTTGSGAGTMASAAGLLSAIPAMNLLADEGRDVPTFGYMELTLWGLSVAFLGVFFAVPLRRQLVVQEKLRFPTGTATAHTLMSMFAKGDEAIQKARVLLWFAGGAAAFSLAAYFVPQIEAWPIEEISWPTLGEAAGVSVFAWLAGHTFTVYVSPLMYGAGVLIGIRVAASLSLGAVVAWGFVGPYAEAQGWATEASGGMSKWILWPGVAIMVSDGLTSLALSWKTIVRTFTGAKDSGPVKETEADAMPHQIPNAIWVGGLALATLCTVTIAQLVFDIAWWLTLVGVAMSSVLAMIATRSTGETDINPIGAMGKVTQLVFGALSPGVLSTNIMGAAITSAGASQAGDMMQDLKTGRMLGASPRRQLVAQLVGVGAGVLVAVPIFVLFDSAYDIGVDPTMPAPAAHSWKAMAVILADGFGALPPNATWAIGLGAAFGVLMRLLPRMIPTAKNVLPSGLAFGIAFIVPAFYSLAMLVGAVLFQIWKHRKPGAAEKLGFAVASGLIAGDGLMGIVKAGLTLLGVETLTGGDGGH, from the coding sequence ATGGCCGAAGAGACGAACGAGCCCGAGCGAGACCTCACCGCCGACTACCTCCCCGGAGCCAAGACGGGCGAGACGGAAGCCGCACCCGAGGACCCGGACGCCGAGGTGATCTACACCCCGGAGCCGAACGAGCGGCAGCTGACCCCGCGCGCGCTGATCACCGGCTGCGTGCTGGGCGCGGTGGTCGCCGCGATGAACATCTCGTTCGGCCTCCGCACGGGCTGGTCGATCGGCGGCTCGCTCATCGCCGCCATCCTCGGCATCGCCTTCTTCCTCATCCTCAAGCCGCGCATCCCCTTCTCGCGCCTCGAGGCGAACATCACGCAGACCACCGGCTCGGGCGCGGGCACGATGGCGAGCGCGGCGGGGCTGCTGTCGGCGATCCCCGCGATGAACCTGCTCGCGGACGAGGGCCGCGACGTGCCCACCTTCGGCTACATGGAGCTGACCCTCTGGGGGCTCTCCGTCGCGTTCCTCGGCGTGTTCTTCGCGGTGCCCCTCCGCCGCCAGCTCGTCGTGCAAGAGAAGCTGCGGTTCCCCACCGGCACCGCGACCGCCCACACCCTGATGAGCATGTTCGCCAAGGGCGACGAGGCCATCCAGAAGGCGCGGGTCCTGCTCTGGTTCGCGGGCGGCGCGGCCGCGTTCTCGCTCGCCGCCTACTTCGTGCCCCAGATCGAGGCGTGGCCCATCGAGGAGATCTCCTGGCCCACCCTCGGCGAGGCGGCGGGCGTGAGCGTCTTCGCGTGGCTCGCGGGGCACACCTTCACCGTGTACGTCAGCCCGCTGATGTACGGCGCGGGCGTGCTCATCGGCATCCGCGTCGCGGCCAGCCTCTCCCTCGGCGCCGTCGTCGCGTGGGGCTTCGTCGGCCCCTACGCGGAGGCGCAGGGCTGGGCCACCGAGGCCTCCGGCGGCATGAGCAAGTGGATCCTCTGGCCCGGCGTCGCGATCATGGTCTCGGACGGACTGACCTCGCTCGCGCTCTCGTGGAAGACGATCGTGCGCACCTTCACGGGCGCCAAGGACAGCGGCCCGGTGAAGGAGACCGAGGCCGACGCGATGCCGCACCAGATCCCGAACGCGATCTGGGTAGGCGGCCTGGCGCTGGCGACCCTCTGCACGGTCACCATCGCGCAGCTCGTCTTCGACATCGCCTGGTGGCTGACCCTGGTCGGCGTCGCGATGTCCTCCGTGCTCGCGATGATCGCCACGCGGTCGACGGGCGAGACGGACATCAACCCGATCGGGGCCATGGGCAAGGTCACCCAGCTCGTCTTCGGGGCGCTCTCGCCCGGCGTGCTCTCGACCAACATCATGGGCGCCGCGATCACCAGCGCGGGCGCGTCGCAGGCGGGCGACATGATGCAGGACCTCAAGACGGGCCGGATGCTGGGCGCCTCGCCCCGCCGACAGCTCGTCGCGCAGCTCGTCGGCGTCGGCGCGGGCGTCCTCGTCGCGGTCCCCATCTTCGTGCTCTTCGACAGCGCCTACGACATCGGCGTCGACCCGACCATGCCCGCGCCGGCCGCGCACTCCTGGAAGGCGATGGCGGTGATCCTCGCCGACGGCTTCGGCGCCCTGCCCCCGAACGCGACCTGGGCGATCGGCCTCGGCGCGGCCTTCGGCGTGCTGATGCGGCTCTTGCCGCGGATGATCCCCACCGCGAAGAACGTGCTCCCGAGCGGCCTCGCGTTCGGCATCGCCTTCATCGTGCCCGCCTTCTACTCGCTCGCCATGCTGGTGGGCGCGGTGCTCTTCCAGATCTGGAAGCACCGCAAGCCCGGCGCGGCGGAGAAGCTCGGCTTCGCGGTCGCCTCCGGCCTCATCGCGGGCGACGGCCTGATGGGCATCGTCAAGGCGGGGCTGACCCTGCTCGGCGTGGAGACCCTGACCGGCGGCGACGGCGGGCACTGA